The following proteins are co-located in the Leptospira weilii genome:
- a CDS encoding rhodanese-like domain-containing protein, whose product MTPKELKSRLDLREMKKDSFYLLDVRNPNEVEICTIEGTDLLVPVGELSNRLSEINSWKESDKDVIVYCRSGGRSAMACGILKQSGFTKVHNVEGGILLYSDEVDSSIPKY is encoded by the coding sequence ATGACCCCTAAAGAACTAAAGTCGAGATTGGATTTGAGAGAAATGAAAAAGGATTCATTTTATCTCCTTGATGTGAGAAATCCGAACGAAGTGGAAATCTGTACAATCGAAGGAACCGATCTTTTGGTTCCGGTAGGAGAGCTTTCGAACAGGCTTTCCGAAATCAATTCTTGGAAAGAATCCGATAAGGACGTGATCGTGTATTGTCGTTCCGGAGGACGTTCTGCCATGGCTTGCGGGATTTTGAAACAATCCGGCTTTACAAAGGTGCATAATGTGGAAGGGGGGATTTTACTTTATTCGGACGAAGTTGATTCTTCTATTCCTAAATACTAG